The segment ATCTCGACCCGGCGGCCGCCTTGCGAGCCGCTACCTGACGGCGAGGAAGGGTTCCATCTCCTGACTCATGAGGAACAGGTCCCCCTCGGGCTCGGCGGCCAGGGCCACGTGCGGGAAGCCGAAGTCGTAGCGGAACTGGACGCCGTCCCCCACGATCGTCGCGCGGTCGAGATCCTCGACCCCGAAGGAGTAGCCGTCGTACATTCCGGAGTCGTCATCTCCGTCGCAGTAGATCCCCCTGGCGGCTTCGATGTTCTCCTGCAGCATGCCGTCGAGGATGCCGGCCAGCTCGGCTTCCCTGCTGTCATCCAGCAGGTCTCGCATCGCGAGCCTTTCGCCGGTCGACGTTTCGAACCGGAAGAGGTGATCCTCCGTGGACGGGTACGCCCCGTAGAAGTCCGTGGTAACCGTGATGTCGAGTATCCCGCCTTCGTTGTAGTTCACGGTGAAGGAGGCGCCGACGAAGCCGCGCTCTATCTCGCGGTAGGTAGAGATGGTCTCCTCCAGCGGCTCGCCGGTCATCGACTCCCACGAGAGCGCCTCGTTGATGGCGTCGACCGCGGAGTCACCCGCATCGCCCAGCAGCACGGGAAGAGTGAGGGCGGCGCCCTCCGGACCTTCGCCCAGCTCTATCCGCACAGGCGAAACGACGACCGGCCCGTTCGACCCGGGCAGCGAGATCCAGGCTGGCTGGACCCCGCCCGCCATGATGGAAAGCACGAAAGCAGATACGAGCATATGACCCCTTCCTTGCGGGGGGCTCCTGCCAGGGTGCCCGCCGCGTTCCGGACGATAATAATCCAGGGAGGAAGGAGAAGCCCTGACAACCAGCCCTGTCTCTGAGAGCCCCTGGAGCGCCGGAGCCCGGCGGTCCCTAGGCGGAGCGCCCGGTGTCGCGCCCGCGATGGCCCTCCTCGCGGCCATAGCCCTCCTGCGCACCGCACTCGTCATCGTCGTCGGCATCCCGGCCACGACGGCCAGCGTGCGGTCCTGGCCCATGGAGGACGACTCGTACCAGTACGTCGACTACGCGAGGGAACTCCTCGACGGGCGCCAGGGGTCCGCCGCGATGCGGATGCCGCTCTATCCGGCGTTCCTCGCCGTCACATGGAGCGACGGGCATCCCTGGCTGGCCGCGCTGCTGATCCAGCAGGCCGCCGGGCTCGCCATCGGGATACTCTGCTATCTGATCACCAGGCCGTCCTGTCCCGGGGCCGCCCCGGCGGCGGGCGCCGCCGCCATGCTGCTGCCGCAGCACGTCGTCCTGTCGACCCGGATCATGCCGGACACGTTCGCCCTGCTCGCAGTCGTCCTGTCGGGCTACCTCTGGACACTGGCGCTGCGGACACGCTCCACGAGAACCTATACAGCTCTCTGGGGCGCCCTTGGCCTGACGCTCTCGATCGGCGCGGTCACGAAGCAGGTGCTCCTGATGTCGCCTTCCGTCTACATCGCGCTCATCGCCTTCGAGAAGGCCAGGCGCCCTGCCGTCAGGCTCCCGGCACTGGCCGTGATGCTCGCGGTCTTTTCCGTTCTCCCGCTGTCCTGGAGGGAGTTC is part of the Candidatus Fermentibacter sp. genome and harbors:
- a CDS encoding glycosyltransferase family 39 protein encodes the protein MALLAAIALLRTALVIVVGIPATTASVRSWPMEDDSYQYVDYARELLDGRQGSAAMRMPLYPAFLAVTWSDGHPWLAALLIQQAAGLAIGILCYLITRPSCPGAAPAAGAAAMLLPQHVVLSTRIMPDTFALLAVVLSGYLWTLALRTRSTRTYTALWGALGLTLSIGAVTKQVLLMSPSVYIALIAFEKARRPAVRLPALAVMLAVFSVLPLSWREFNRRSFGLDAFSAQDAFEPLGRAAVLAGVTDVQSVWSGRFTAPLDSLAMAGGEIDPGARDSIYRVRTREIVLAHPVEVLVPHLTSWPKFFSLGYAHKILRASGMEERDPALTAWKAALALLYLAMAAGACTALLVPAIRSRTWPLIGLFLGWAVFSAAVYGPLATTRYGVTFYWAMAILACAAYPFAAARRCPGQGSAGFVPG